A part of Roseitalea porphyridii genomic DNA contains:
- a CDS encoding amino acid ABC transporter permease, translated as MAVTDIAPGGPSPHGQEEAPPKVALLNNPKVRSWLFQIVLGVVVAYLVYAGWVNMNANLQAAGVASGFGFLDENAGFSVAQSLIEYDQGTSSYGRVYVVGVLNTLVVAFIGIILATVIGFIVGIARLSNNWIVSRLATAYVEFLRNLPLLLQIFIWYFGVLRLLPGPRESFDFGPLGLLNNRGYFAPKPVWGDGSIVILVALIAGLAIAFGVSRWAHKRQMATGERFPAFWVGFGAIVGLPLLAFVAMGAPLTFDVPEMGGFRPSGGMTVIPEFIALLVALSTYTAAFIAEIVRAGILGISRGQSEAAHALGLRQGQNLRLVIIPQALRIIIPPLTSQYLNLTKNSSLAVAIAYPELTSVFAGTALNQTGQAVEIISITMLTYLTFSLLTSAFMNWYNARVALVER; from the coding sequence ATGGCTGTCACCGATATCGCGCCCGGAGGACCATCCCCGCACGGCCAGGAGGAAGCACCGCCCAAGGTGGCGCTGCTGAACAATCCGAAGGTCCGCAGTTGGCTCTTCCAGATCGTTTTGGGCGTGGTGGTCGCCTACCTGGTCTATGCGGGCTGGGTGAACATGAACGCCAACCTGCAGGCGGCGGGCGTCGCCTCGGGGTTCGGTTTCCTTGACGAGAACGCCGGTTTCTCGGTCGCCCAGTCGCTCATCGAATACGACCAGGGAACATCGTCCTATGGACGCGTCTATGTCGTCGGCGTGCTCAACACGCTCGTCGTCGCGTTCATCGGCATCATTCTTGCGACGGTCATCGGTTTCATCGTCGGCATCGCGCGGCTCTCCAACAACTGGATCGTCAGCCGGCTGGCGACGGCCTATGTGGAGTTCCTGCGCAACCTGCCGCTGCTTCTGCAGATATTCATCTGGTATTTCGGGGTGCTGCGGCTGCTGCCCGGTCCACGCGAGAGCTTCGATTTTGGCCCGCTCGGCCTTCTGAACAACCGCGGCTACTTCGCGCCAAAGCCGGTGTGGGGTGACGGATCGATCGTGATCCTGGTGGCGCTGATCGCCGGGCTCGCCATCGCCTTTGGCGTGTCGCGATGGGCCCACAAGCGGCAGATGGCCACCGGCGAACGGTTCCCGGCCTTCTGGGTGGGCTTCGGCGCGATCGTCGGCCTGCCCTTGCTGGCCTTCGTGGCGATGGGCGCGCCGCTGACCTTCGACGTTCCGGAGATGGGCGGCTTCAGGCCCTCGGGCGGCATGACCGTCATTCCCGAGTTCATCGCGCTGCTGGTCGCGCTTTCGACCTACACGGCCGCCTTCATCGCCGAGATCGTGCGCGCAGGCATTCTGGGCATCAGCCGGGGCCAGTCCGAAGCCGCGCATGCGCTTGGATTGCGGCAGGGTCAGAACCTGCGCCTGGTGATCATCCCGCAGGCGCTCAGGATCATCATTCCGCCGCTGACGAGCCAGTATCTGAACCTGACCAAGAATTCCTCGCTCGCGGTGGCGATCGCCTATCCCGAACTGACCTCGGTGTTCGCCGGAACGGCGCTGAACCAGACCGGCCAGGCGGTCGAGATCATCTCGATCACCATGCTGACCTATCTGACATTCTCGCTGCTCACCTCGGCGTTCATGAACTGGTACAATGCGCGCGTGGCGCTGGTGGAGCGCTGA
- a CDS encoding amino acid ABC transporter permease, whose product MSDATAKTDLQISYVRDQMLPEQAAPAVNRGPIGWMREKLFPSIPQTILTLVCIYVLYLIIPPIIQFFLIDAVWFGEDRAACTTEAQGGVQPPDWFGACWAYVGDYANQFIYGRYPDESQWRVNIVWLMFFGGLVPLLMPSAPFKRENIVFMVLVFPIATLILLTGGNFDVRGLYLPLALVTGLALLVAYGFARGSQSDPMPALKATAIVCASFFVVITLIGFDFGLERVQTSVWGGLLVTMVIAVTGIAASLPIGIALALGRRSDMPIVRFFCVVFIEFWRGVPLITVLFMSSVMLPLFLPEGVTFDKLLRALIGVALFSSAYMAEVVRGGLQALPKGQYEGAMALGLNWGQMMRMIILPQALKLVIPGIVNTFIGLFKDTTLVLIIGLFDFLGQIQSSYSDPSWASPVQSLTGYFFACIVYFLFCFGMSRYSMYMEERLDTSQRN is encoded by the coding sequence ATGAGCGACGCAACGGCCAAGACCGACCTTCAGATCAGCTATGTGCGCGACCAGATGCTGCCCGAGCAGGCCGCCCCCGCGGTCAATCGCGGCCCGATCGGCTGGATGCGCGAGAAGCTGTTCCCGTCGATCCCGCAGACGATCCTCACGCTCGTCTGCATCTACGTCCTCTATCTGATCATCCCGCCGATCATCCAGTTCTTCCTGATCGACGCGGTCTGGTTCGGCGAGGACCGGGCCGCCTGCACCACCGAGGCGCAGGGCGGTGTCCAGCCGCCCGACTGGTTCGGCGCCTGCTGGGCCTATGTGGGCGACTACGCCAACCAGTTCATCTACGGCCGCTACCCCGATGAATCGCAGTGGCGGGTGAACATCGTCTGGCTGATGTTCTTCGGCGGGCTGGTGCCGCTGCTGATGCCGTCGGCGCCGTTCAAGCGCGAGAACATCGTCTTCATGGTGCTGGTCTTCCCGATCGCGACGCTGATCCTGCTGACCGGCGGCAATTTCGACGTGCGCGGCCTGTACCTGCCGCTCGCCCTGGTGACCGGTCTGGCGCTGCTCGTCGCCTACGGCTTCGCGCGCGGGTCGCAATCGGACCCGATGCCGGCGCTCAAGGCGACCGCGATCGTCTGCGCCAGCTTCTTCGTCGTCATCACGCTGATCGGCTTCGATTTCGGCCTCGAGCGGGTGCAGACCTCGGTCTGGGGCGGCCTGCTGGTGACGATGGTCATCGCGGTCACCGGCATTGCCGCCTCGCTGCCGATCGGCATCGCGCTGGCACTCGGGCGGCGCTCCGACATGCCGATCGTGCGCTTCTTCTGCGTCGTCTTCATCGAGTTCTGGCGCGGGGTGCCGCTGATCACCGTTCTGTTCATGTCCTCGGTGATGCTGCCGCTGTTCCTGCCCGAGGGGGTGACCTTCGACAAACTCCTGCGGGCGCTGATCGGCGTGGCGCTGTTCTCGTCGGCCTACATGGCCGAAGTGGTGCGCGGCGGGTTGCAGGCGCTGCCCAAGGGCCAGTACGAGGGCGCCATGGCGCTCGGCCTGAACTGGGGCCAGATGATGCGCATGATCATCCTGCCGCAGGCGCTCAAGCTGGTCATTCCGGGCATCGTCAACACGTTCATCGGCCTGTTCAAGGACACCACGCTGGTGCTGATCATCGGCCTGTTCGACTTTCTCGGCCAGATCCAGTCCTCCTATTCGGATCCGAGCTGGGCCTCGCCGGTGCAGTCGCTGACGGGCTATTTCTTCGCCTGTATCGTCTATTTCCTCTTCTGCTTCGGCATGTCGCGCTACTCCATGTACATGGAAGAACGGCTCGACACGTCGCAGCGCAACTGA
- a CDS encoding amino acid ABC transporter ATP-binding protein — protein MSENAVKPDEIQVDRSRMQISDTDVAVEIIDMHKWFGDFHVLRDINLKVMRGERIVVCGPSGSGKSTLIRCINRLEEHQKGKIVVDGIELTNDLKKIDEVRREVGMVFQHFNLFPHLTILENCTLAPIWVRKMPKREAEERAMHFLERVKIPEQANKYPGQLSGGQQQRVAIARSLCMNPRIMLFDEPTSALDPEMIKEVLDTMVGLAEEGMTMLCVTHEMGFARQVANRVIFMDQGQIVEQNEPEPFFENPQHERTKLFLSQILH, from the coding sequence ATGAGCGAGAACGCCGTCAAGCCGGACGAAATCCAGGTCGACCGTTCCAGAATGCAGATCTCGGACACGGACGTCGCCGTCGAGATCATCGACATGCACAAATGGTTCGGCGACTTTCACGTCCTGCGCGACATCAACCTGAAGGTGATGCGCGGCGAAAGGATCGTCGTGTGCGGACCGTCGGGCTCGGGAAAGTCGACGCTGATCCGCTGCATCAACCGGCTGGAGGAACACCAGAAGGGCAAGATCGTCGTCGACGGGATCGAGCTGACCAACGACCTCAAGAAGATCGACGAAGTGCGCCGCGAGGTCGGCATGGTGTTCCAGCACTTCAACCTTTTCCCGCACCTGACGATCCTGGAGAACTGCACGCTGGCGCCGATCTGGGTGCGCAAGATGCCCAAGCGCGAAGCCGAGGAGCGCGCCATGCATTTCCTCGAGCGCGTCAAGATTCCCGAGCAGGCGAACAAATATCCCGGCCAGCTGTCGGGCGGTCAGCAGCAGCGCGTGGCGATCGCCCGCTCGTTGTGCATGAACCCGCGCATCATGCTGTTCGACGAGCCGACCTCGGCGCTCGATCCGGAGATGATCAAGGAAGTGCTCGACACGATGGTGGGCCTTGCCGAGGAAGGCATGACGATGTTGTGCGTGACGCACGAAATGGGCTTTGCACGGCAGGTCGCCAACCGCGTCATCTTCATGGACCAGGGCCAGATCGTCGAGCAGAACGAGCCCGAGCCGTTCTTCGAGAACCCGCAGCACGAGCGCACCAAGCTGTTCCTGAGCCAGATCCTGCACTGA